The Fusarium musae strain F31 chromosome 10, whole genome shotgun sequence genome window below encodes:
- a CDS encoding hypothetical protein (EggNog:ENOG41~antiSMASH:Cluster_10.5), producing MPSSYHKGQVYECVSNDPSDLQSRPQHQHSPTQRLGLVRILVLSLGTVVIAAVVTFLGFLWWGAIASVNEGDRPSSHILRRILDSGWLLKSITISSLVYRVVAGAQAATATEMIASIFLEDNGCLLPDLARLSLTRCQTAGPFQLAFTAPRQLFDPGNLFKSGLLVALLIASVVTQFTSTILLTDLSAARLVNDPTALNVAFGFKYPSSEGENSSANLFNPYAGVDYWTSRPSSYLRFAEMSTPPVQGDGVHDTGAIARAFLPFNNSTRRATLRSYEGPATVVDARVICIRPRLSIHTINLTDEYMLSLGGSVSIHGEYEGLDTTYPDPSSFACMVDVGKVSDRPLQQRMSLCPMDSDLAFIKGGVRPDLSSYTKAYLLINATSGFENWRENGLGGNEPVTILESDRTSQSQGTWQSFGLNGAPDTGIDATLCFANPIPWDYKISAASSQDGFEPTLQWNVTTGTYRSNAVRSLLGSTLAPVPSLERGLLKLASPGNWSTAEASITFNTSNTINYIWTALRTGKYNVSLSLSKRENWDDLPLLVPHRAHIGLFQEILAHTDSNAALAMQALFFTLLQMSYSDYTAEFDVSAEASARFSQDVIIPVQWRGFIIFCTIVGIHIALVTTIMATFFLRTRFTALGNAWQAVGQAVEVAGGETVYRAVGMTDKQMKAYLLTVGNAHKQVKLS from the coding sequence ATGCCGTCTTCATACCATAAAGGCCAGGTCTATGAATGTGTCTCCAACGATCCGTCGGATCTACAGTCCCGGCCCCAGCACCAGCATTCTCCCACTCAAAGGCTAGGCCTTGTGCGCATTCTGGTACTGTCATTAGGCACTGTCGTTATTGCTGCTGTGGTCACTTTCTTAGGCTTCCTCTGGTGGGGTGCCATTGCATCCGTCAACGAAGGCGACAGACCCAGCTCACACATTTTGCGACGCATTCTCGACTCAGGATGGCTTCTCAAGTCCATCACTATCTCCTCGCTCGTCTACCGCGTGGTCGCTGGAGCACAGGCTGCCACCGCCACTGAGATGATCGCCTCTATCTTTCTTGAGGACAACGGTTGCCTGCTGCCGGACCTCGCTCGCCTATCACTGACACGCTGTCAAACCGCGGGGCCATTCCAGCTAGCATTTACTGCACCTCGACAGCTTTTCGACCCAGGGAACCTTTTCAAGTCTGGATTGCTGGTTGCTTTGCTGATAGCAAGCGTTGTTACGCAGTTCACTTCCACTATCTTGTTGACCGACTTGAGCGCCGCCCGTCTTGTCAACGACCCCACTGCTCTTAATGTCGCCTTTGGTTTCAAGTACCCTTCCAGTGAAGGCGAGAACTCGTCTGCCAATCTATTCAATCCTTACGCGGGTGTTGATTACTGGACGAGCCGTCCATCGTCCTATCTCCGCTTCGCTGAGATGTCAACGCCACCCGTTCAGGGTGACGGTGTTCATGATACGGGAGCCATAGCTCGTGCATTTCTTCCCTTTAACAACTCAACCCGACGCGCCACTCTACGAAGTTACGAGGGGCCTGCCACTGTTGTCGACGCCCGTGTCATATGCATTCGTCCTCGGCTAAGCATACATACCATCAATCTGACAGACGAATATATGCTGTCTCTAGGTGGTTCGGTCTCTATACATGGGGAATACGAAGGTCTCGACACCACATATCCAGATCCCTCAAGCTTCGCATGCATGGTGGATGTAGGCAAAGTCAGTGATAGACCGCTGCAGCAAAGAATGTCTCTCTGCCCAATGGACTCAGATCTTGCGTTTATCAAAGGCGGTGTTCGACCAGATTTATCGTCATATACCAAGGCCTATCTACTCATCAACGCCACCTCTGGCTTTGAGAATTGGCGAGAAAACGGCCTAGGTGGAAACGAACCCGTGACTATCTTGGAGAGTGACAGGACAAGCCAATCTCAAGGAACATGGCAGTCCTTTGGCCTCAATGGGGCCCCGGATACAGGCATCGATGCGACCCTGTGCTTCGCTAACCCGATCCCATGGGACTACAAGATATCTGCCGCTAGTTCTCAAGACGGCTTTGAGCCCACCCTGCAGTGGAATGTAACCACGGGCACGTATCGGAGCAACGCTGTACGATCCCTTTTAGGATCGACACTCGCCCCAGTCCCTTCTTTGGAGCGAGGTCTACTTAAGCTAGCATCGCCAGGTAATTGGAGCACTGCTGAGGCCAGCATTACCTTTAATACCTCAAACACGATTAATTACATCTGGACAGCCCTGAGAACCGGAAAATATAACGTCAGTTTGAGCCTGTCAAAACGGGAGAATTGGGATGACTTGCCGTTATTAGTGCCACATCGCGCCCATATCGGACTGTTCCAAGAGATCCTAGCCCACACAGACAGCAATGCGGCGTTGGCGATGCAGGCACTCTTTTTCACATTGCTCCAAATGTCATATTCAGATTATACGGCCGAGTTCGATGTCTCAGCAGAGGCGAGCGCTCGCTTCTCGCAGGACGTCATTATCCCTGTGCAATGGCGCGGATTCATAATCTTCTGTACCATCGTAGGCATACATATAGCGCTAGTTACTACCATCATGGCGACATTCTTTCTAAGGACAAGATTTACAGCACTAGGAAATGCTTGGCAGGCTGTAGGGCAAGCTGTAGAGGTGGCGGGCGGTGAGACGGTTTATCGAGCTGTTGGTATGACAGACAAACAGATGAAGGCGTATCTATTGACTGTAGGCAATGCTCATAAGCAGGTAAAActatcttaa
- a CDS encoding putative secondary metabolism biosynthetic enzyme (EggNog:ENOG41~antiSMASH:Cluster_10.5~SMCOG1001:short-chain dehydrogenase/reductase SDR) yields MSQDGLAFNCAVVTGGGGGIGRALAEYLISKGKKVLLAGRTESNLKSTTQDIGAAGYYVLDTGKTADIPAFVKKITSEHPELDCLINNAGVQRPIDVLKNDDFLEKADQEIDINIRGPMHLSFALIPHFKTKPNALIVNITSGLAYIPFSVINPVYNGTKAWLHFFSMNLRTQLKNTKIRVVEIAPPMVESNLHRERENPDDNKKEYAPHTLTMEEFMGEIVPKFEKGDDTIGAGMAAKAIDTWYGAFGGLYEGAAKDYKSAL; encoded by the coding sequence ATGTCGCAAGATGGTCTCGCGTTCAACTGCGCCGTCGTCACCGGTGGAGGCGGCGGTATCGGCCGTGCACTAGCCGAGTATTTGATCTCCAAGGGCAAAAAGGTTCTTCTCGCTGGGAGAACTGAGTCGAACCTCAAGTCTACGACTCAAGATATCGGTGCTGCGGGTTACTATGTTCTTGATACTGGCAAGACGGCCGATATCCCCGCTTTCGTCAAGAAAATCACCAGCGAACATCCGGAGCTTGACTGTCTTATTAACAACGCTGGTGTTCAGCGCCCAATCGACGTCCTCAAGAACGATGATTTCCTTGAAAAGGCAGACCAGGAGATTGATATCAACATCCGAGGACCGATGCATCTCTCCTTCGCTTTGATCCCTCACTTCAAAACCAAGCCCAACGcgctcatcgtcaacattACCAGCGGTCTAGCCTACATTCCCTTCTCGGTCATCAACCCTGTATACAATGGCACCAAAGCCTGGTTGcacttcttctccatgaACCTGCGCACTCAACTGAAGAACACCAAGATTCGCGTTGTTGAGATTGCCCCGCCGATGGTGGAGTCGAACTTACATCGTGAGAGGGAGAATCCTGATGATAATAAGAAGGAATATGCGCCCCATACATTGACGATGGAGGAGTTTATGGGAGAGATTGTGCCCAAGTTTGAGAAGGGTGATGATACGATTGGGGCGGGTATGGCGGCTAAGGCTATTGATACGTGGTATGGAGCTTTTGGTGGACTATATGAAGGTGCTGCTAAGGACTATAAGAGTGCCCTATGA